Proteins encoded within one genomic window of Gigantopelta aegis isolate Gae_Host chromosome 2, Gae_host_genome, whole genome shotgun sequence:
- the LOC121383287 gene encoding neurotrimin-like, translating into MNITPETYLLRWFAVTLSLSIVLQRAVVCLLPNPLLRSPLVNITYTIGTDVTLRCNVKDIGHRTVIWRKLSDPVPISIGTAKFTPIKKYRIIHFRDSGEWTLTIRGVNHSDAGEYQCSLSGEGNYFLTLSLIMPGNRDTYIASTPTTISVNYGETAILPCTIINLKRRKVVWMDQKGDLLTFRKRVYSGNRRLRVIHTRREDWSLQVRKVSEADFGRYTCLVNTNPVLTRTVQLKNAGPSRTGPGRIKDGFKKVVTAKEGHSVTLTCHFTGSPPPTITWYRKVYQNKKTIKTGYQTKGERLQLTGVTPDDSGDYVCTARNGVPPSARARIKLIVTAAPITTTMAPKTTPHEPEGQAAPVTYTEMETVGMRKGDDAYLVCRAVGRPRPTLYWERHGRRVFDSYKYRVTPTTTGQHRIHSKLRILHVLSHDFGGYQCVAHNPHGLRTMNVTLYEIFDS; encoded by the exons atgaatatcaCCCCGGAAACATATTTACTTAGGTGGTTTGCAGTCACTTTGAGCTTGTCCATTGTTCTCCAACGTGCAG TGGTTTGTCTGCTGCCAAATCCGCTGCTTCGTTCGCCTTTGGTAAACATCACGTATACCATTGGCACCGACGTAACGTTACGATGTAATGTCAAAGATATTGGACACCGGACA GTAATATGGCGCAAACTGTCCGATCCGGTTCCAATATCTATAGGAACAGCAAAGTTCACTCCAATAAAGAAATACCGCATCATTCACTTCCGTGATTCTGGCGAATGGACACTGACTATCAGGGGGGTGAACCACTCGGATGCAGGGGAGTACCAGTGCTCACTATCAGGGGAGGGAAACTATTTCCTAACACTGTCACTCATCATGCCAG GTAACCGTGATACATACATAGCTTCCACTCCTACAACAATCAGTGTCAACTATGGTGAAACAGCCATTCTTCCATGCACGATCATCAACCTAAAGAGGCGCAAG gTTGTATGGATGGACCAGAAAGGTGACTTGCTGACATTTCGGAAAAGGGTTTATTCCGGTAACAGACGTCTGCGAGTAATCCACACTAGGCGGGAGGACTGGAGTCTCCAGGTGCGGAAGGTTTCGGAGGCGGATTTCGGTCGTTACACCTGTTTAGTGAACACCAACCCCGTGCTCACACGGACAGTGCAGCTCAAAAACGCAG GTCCATCACGAACAGGTCCAGGTCGCATTAAGGATGGTTTCAAGAAGGTTGTAACAGCTAAAGAGGGTCATTCTGTGACCCTCACCTGTCATTTCACCGGTTCTCCGCCACCGACGATCACGTGGTACAGAAAGGTCTACCAGAACAAGAAGACGATCAAAACGG GCTACCAGACAAAGGGTGAGCGGCTACAGCTGACTGGTGTCACACCCGACGACAGCGGCGACTACGTCTGCACCGCCAGAAACGGGGTACCACCGTCTGCACGGGCTAGAATCAAGCTCATCGTCACAG ctgCCCCTATCACTACGACGATGGCGCCAAAAACCACGCCACATGAACCTGAAGGGCAag CTGCACCTGTGACGTACACGGAGATGGAGACGGTGGGGATGCGGAAGGGCGACGATGCCTACTTGGTGTGCCGCGCCGTGGGCAGGCCCCGCCCCACCTTGTACTGGGAGCGGCATGGACGCCGTGTCTTCGACAGCTACAAGTACCGCGTCACCCCAACGACGACGGGTCAGCACCGGATTCACTCCAAGTTGAGGATCTTACATGTGCTGAGCCATGATTTTGGGGGATATCAGTGTGTGGCGCATAACCCGCACGGACTCAGGACAATGAACGTAACACTGTATG